Part of the Streptomyces sp. NBC_01460 genome, GCCGCCAGCCTGCCGAAGGAGCGCCGGCTGAGGAGCTGGCTGCTCGTGGACATCGTCGTCCTCGTCTCTCTGCGCTGTCGTGCGTCATGCTCACGCGGGGGCGTGCGGCCTCCGCGTGAGATCCGGTCCGTCTGGCCCAACTGGTAGGACCAGTTGAACCAGACGGACGTTAGCAGGAGGAAGACGTGCCGAACAGCCCCTGCACGGATCGGATCCGCGTCGGACCTCTGCGGGGCGCGCGCCCCGGTCCGCCCTGGGCGGCCGGCCCCGAAAGGCCGCTCGCCGATCTTTCCGTGGCCCTAGCGGTTCCCGGTGTCGTCCAGCAGCGCTTCGATGTGGTTGCGCGCCATGATGTCGACCTGGACGTCGAGATCCTTGCCGTAGGTGCGCAGCCCGAGCATCAGGTGCTCCCGCATCCGCTCACCGGCCAGGTCCACGTCACGCGCCTCGATCGCCTCGAAGATCTCGGGGTGGTGCGGAACGCCGGGCTCGCCGATCGAGGGGTCGGAATTGGAGCGGAGCATCATCTCGAACATCATCCCGCTGATCGACGAGAGCATGATCCGCAGGACCGGGTTCTTGCTCGCCTCGGCGACGGCATCGTGGAACGCCATGTCGGCCCGGGCCTTGACGACGACGTCGTTCGCCGATTCGAGGGCGTCCCGTGCCGCTCTCATCGCCTCGATGTCCTCGTCCGTCGCGCGCTCGGTCGCCAGCCGCACCGTCTCGACCTCCAGCGGCAGCCGGGCCTCGATCAACTGCCGGACGGTCGGCCGCCCGGCGCGGTACAACGCGTCGTAGCCCCTCGCCTGCCCCGAGCTCTGCTCGCGGACGAACGAGCCGCGACCCGGTGCGACCTCGATCAGGTGCTGGGTCTCCAGGCGCCGCAGAACCTCCCGCACGACGTTCCTGCTGGCACCGAACTGGGCCGCGAGCTCGCGCTCGGAGGGGAGTTTCGTCCCGACGGGGATGTCACCGGACCGGATGTCGTGCTCGAGGTCCCGTGCGATCCGCTCCGTGAGGAGCCCACGCTGGGCGGGGGCCGCGGACTGGCCGGACCGCGCGGAGGAGGAAGAGGCGGACGGCTGCATCCCCGCAGCGTACAGGCTGGTACAGGACGTCACCCGGCCGATCCGGCACCGCCCGGCGTCCCGGCTCGCCCCGGCGGCGGCTCGCCGGCCGGACGACGCGGGGGGGACGACCG contains:
- a CDS encoding FadR/GntR family transcriptional regulator; amino-acid sequence: MQPSASSSSARSGQSAAPAQRGLLTERIARDLEHDIRSGDIPVGTKLPSERELAAQFGASRNVVREVLRRLETQHLIEVAPGRGSFVREQSSGQARGYDALYRAGRPTVRQLIEARLPLEVETVRLATERATDEDIEAMRAARDALESANDVVVKARADMAFHDAVAEASKNPVLRIMLSSISGMMFEMMLRSNSDPSIGEPGVPHHPEIFEAIEARDVDLAGERMREHLMLGLRTYGKDLDVQVDIMARNHIEALLDDTGNR